A region from the Vicia villosa cultivar HV-30 ecotype Madison, WI linkage group LG3, Vvil1.0, whole genome shotgun sequence genome encodes:
- the LOC131658972 gene encoding uncharacterized protein LOC131658972: MDDTIKEAREELMISPSSGENKTLRTAYFLKPSIHHSHFLPSHFSISSETITQLPIEITYNGWRPPTKEWKKWVKKLQPKFEYLWIQTGIFHAIKASTYEIKRDDDLILELAARWCSNTNTFSFPWGESTITLEDTKVCFGYSLVGCSVSIPLMDSEQVKVEEELMEARRMFNKSKAKKVNQRAWMMYFMETESKVKWLSRFVFPGDAYDTILKSVIPIAIHLTHGNRIALAPAVLANIYRDLSLLNSVITKNATTIMKSLGVTIWAPFQLVQLWALERFLALNPRPYDIGHGLPKVARWSGVKVLKNKNLKKDLDIAGFGNGFLWQPYENPSSVEVYNEKDMLKCYNPWWKKSKSSEERDNKRVKVEQHEPEGYNEESHF, from the coding sequence tcattttcttccatccCATTTTTCTATTTCCTCTGAAACTATCACACAGTTGCCAATAGAAATAACGTATAATGGATGGAGACCACCCACAAAAGAATGGAAAAAATGGGTCAAAAAGTTACAACCAAAGTTTGAATATTTGTGGATTCAAACTGGAATATTTCATGCAATCAAAGCTTCTACATATGAAATCAAAAGGGATGATGACTTGATTCTTGAACTTGCTGCTAGATGGTGTTCCAACACAAATACATTTAGTTTCCCATGGGGAGAATCAACAATAACATTGGAAGACACGAAGGTTTGTTTTGGTTACTCACTTGTGGGTTGTTCTGTTTCAATTCCTCTTATGGACAGTGAACAAGTAAAAGTAGAAGAAGAATTAatggaagcaagaagaatgtttaATAAGTCTAAAGCTAAAAAAGTAAATCAAAGAGCATGGATGATGTATTTTATGGAGACTGAAAGTAAAGTAAAGTGGTTATCAAGGTTTGTATTTCCTGGTGATGCTTATGATACCATTTTGAAAAGTGTTATTCCTATTGCAATACATTTAACTCATGGAAATAGAATAGCTCTTGCACCTGCTGTTTTAGCTAATATTTATAGGGATTTGAGTTTACTTAATAGTGTCATTACAAAAAATGCCACAACAATCATGAAGAGTCTAGGAGTAACTATTTGGGCTCCTTTTCAATTGGTTCAACTATGGGCTTTAGAGAGATTTTTAGCTCTTAATCCACGCCCTTATGACATAGGGCATGGTTTACCAAAGGTGGCTAGATGGAGTGGAGTTAaagtattgaaaaataaaaacttgAAAAAGGACTTGGATATTGCAGGATTTGGAAATGGTTTTCTGTGGCAACCATATGAGAATCCATCATCTGTTGAGGTTTATAATGAAAAAGACATGTTGAAATGTTATAATCCATGGTGGAAGAAATCAAAATCAAGCGAGGAAAGAGATAACAAGAGAGTGAAGGTTGAGCAACACGAACCGGAAGGTTATAATGAAGAGAGTCATTTTTAA